From Gimesia panareensis, the proteins below share one genomic window:
- a CDS encoding outer membrane protein assembly factor BamB family protein, whose translation MKIPPVFLILFLFTFAPDFTQADWPQFRGDAARSGSTTEPLPNRMELQWTFRTPQPPTPAWPTHTRITFDEVFQPIVVNQTVLFGSSTDDQLYALDLKTGQLKWKFFTEGPIRFAPAAWKDRVFVASDDGCLYALNVADGSLLWKKRGGPERKFIMGNDRLISHWPARGGPVVLGDQVYFAAGVWPSDGVYLYAINAETGDVVWSNQNSGQLLMNQPHGGASAKSGVSSQGYLAASPDQIFMPTGRAVPAAFDRATGAFRYYHLQKNQQRGSSEVRLADRFFANAGCLFDQLTGDLAQQTGTGPLAATPQGVLRGSGQSLIYSTWTDTKTNDRKGKPISIRSLKEKRLIPLDYTITDVIIAGNDAYCGSHNKVTGVDFKGQANTWWSHEIEGTVRGLAASDECLIASTDKGVICCFADAELPETVNQKPQTPQPTNPLDQRAAKAICDKTDVNTGICVDLGAENADLALELARQSDFQIYVVMADPDKAQQARERLAQVGLYGSRVAVHVADPEHLPYSKNFANLVICSASLEREMSPALLQEARRIQRPFGGQFCWGPVENLQLETKADLKGAGSWTHQYSNSTNTVNSNDEIVKGPLRMYWYRDVDFQIPNRHGQGPAPLVNRGVMVVGGLHGLCGLDAYNGHTLWKYQLRNNLTDMNGIHHDVSTAEVGSNFCLGGDYAFVCKDTFCHQIELKTGKLVRKISTPVSRDDPNQNWGYLGYHDGVIYGTVSNDAHHTSPRYKNISLRNESVLFFAIDAKTGNILWTYQPEYSIRNNAITIGNDSVYLVDREIAKADAVKEARRNGRPNPPSPEDAHRKGKLKAFQAKTGKDLWEDKEDIFGTQLAVSEENDILLMFYQGIRHKFFRLPSEVGGRIAAVDTKTGKRIWDIKAEYQSHPIINGDKIFAQGGAWELKSGKPIPFTFERSYGCGQISASKHLMVFRSATLGYVDLTRKAGVENFGGIRLGCYINAIPAGGLVLVPDGSSQCNCSYQMQAWFALEGSE comes from the coding sequence ATGAAGATCCCGCCGGTTTTCCTCATTCTGTTTCTCTTTACCTTCGCACCTGACTTCACCCAGGCCGACTGGCCGCAGTTTCGTGGCGATGCCGCCCGCAGCGGATCGACAACCGAACCGCTCCCCAACCGCATGGAACTGCAGTGGACATTTCGCACTCCCCAGCCTCCCACTCCTGCCTGGCCCACGCATACCCGCATTACCTTTGACGAAGTCTTTCAGCCGATCGTCGTGAATCAAACGGTCCTGTTCGGCAGTTCGACCGACGACCAGTTGTATGCCCTTGATCTGAAAACCGGTCAGCTCAAGTGGAAATTCTTTACCGAAGGGCCGATCCGGTTTGCCCCCGCCGCCTGGAAAGATCGCGTCTTTGTCGCCAGCGATGACGGCTGCCTGTATGCCCTGAACGTGGCAGACGGTTCGCTGCTCTGGAAAAAACGGGGCGGCCCCGAACGCAAATTCATCATGGGCAACGATCGGCTGATTTCACACTGGCCCGCGCGAGGCGGCCCGGTCGTCCTCGGCGATCAGGTCTACTTTGCAGCCGGGGTCTGGCCTTCCGACGGCGTTTATCTGTATGCGATCAATGCCGAAACAGGAGACGTCGTCTGGAGCAATCAGAACTCCGGACAACTGCTCATGAACCAGCCGCATGGAGGCGCGAGTGCCAAAAGTGGTGTTTCCTCTCAGGGTTATCTCGCTGCCAGTCCGGACCAGATCTTCATGCCCACCGGCCGCGCCGTCCCCGCCGCCTTTGATCGGGCGACCGGCGCCTTTCGCTACTATCATCTGCAGAAAAATCAGCAGCGCGGCAGTTCGGAAGTCAGACTCGCCGACCGGTTCTTCGCGAACGCGGGCTGCCTGTTCGATCAACTGACAGGCGATCTGGCACAACAGACCGGCACCGGCCCCCTCGCCGCGACTCCCCAGGGCGTTCTCCGCGGCAGTGGGCAGTCACTGATTTACAGCACGTGGACCGACACTAAAACCAACGACCGCAAAGGGAAACCGATCTCGATCAGAAGCCTGAAAGAAAAGCGGCTCATCCCCCTGGATTATACGATCACCGACGTCATCATCGCCGGTAATGACGCGTACTGTGGTTCGCACAACAAGGTCACCGGCGTCGACTTCAAAGGCCAGGCCAATACCTGGTGGTCGCATGAAATCGAAGGCACTGTCCGCGGTCTGGCAGCCTCAGATGAATGCCTCATCGCCAGCACCGACAAAGGGGTGATCTGCTGTTTTGCTGATGCAGAACTACCAGAGACAGTCAATCAGAAACCGCAAACTCCTCAGCCGACCAATCCGCTTGATCAGCGGGCCGCGAAAGCGATCTGTGACAAAACCGATGTCAACACCGGCATCTGTGTCGACCTGGGCGCTGAAAACGCCGACCTCGCTCTCGAACTGGCCCGTCAGTCCGACTTTCAGATTTATGTCGTCATGGCAGATCCTGACAAAGCCCAACAGGCACGCGAACGCCTCGCACAGGTGGGTCTCTACGGTTCGCGGGTCGCCGTGCATGTCGCTGATCCCGAACACCTGCCTTATTCGAAAAACTTCGCCAATCTAGTGATCTGCTCTGCCTCACTGGAACGGGAAATGAGCCCGGCACTACTGCAGGAAGCCCGCCGGATTCAACGCCCCTTCGGCGGTCAATTCTGCTGGGGTCCCGTTGAGAACCTGCAACTGGAAACCAAAGCCGATCTCAAAGGAGCGGGCAGTTGGACGCACCAGTACTCCAACTCCACCAACACGGTGAATTCCAACGATGAAATCGTCAAAGGCCCGCTGCGGATGTACTGGTATCGCGATGTCGATTTTCAAATTCCCAACCGGCACGGACAGGGACCGGCCCCGCTGGTGAATCGGGGCGTCATGGTCGTCGGCGGCCTGCACGGTCTGTGTGGACTCGACGCCTACAACGGGCATACGCTCTGGAAATATCAGCTCCGAAATAACCTGACCGACATGAACGGCATCCATCACGATGTCAGTACGGCCGAGGTCGGCAGCAACTTCTGCCTCGGTGGGGATTATGCCTTCGTCTGCAAAGACACCTTCTGCCATCAGATCGAACTGAAAACGGGTAAGCTGGTCCGCAAAATCTCCACCCCCGTCAGCCGCGATGATCCCAACCAGAACTGGGGCTATCTTGGCTACCATGACGGCGTCATCTACGGCACCGTCAGCAACGATGCCCACCACACCAGCCCCCGCTATAAAAACATCAGCCTCCGTAATGAATCGGTGCTGTTCTTCGCCATTGATGCCAAAACGGGCAATATTCTCTGGACCTACCAGCCCGAGTATTCGATCCGCAACAACGCAATCACCATTGGCAACGACAGCGTCTATCTCGTCGATCGCGAAATTGCGAAAGCCGACGCCGTCAAAGAGGCCCGCCGCAACGGTCGCCCCAATCCCCCCTCTCCGGAAGACGCCCATCGCAAAGGCAAGCTGAAAGCCTTTCAGGCGAAAACAGGAAAGGACCTCTGGGAAGACAAAGAGGACATCTTCGGAACCCAGCTGGCAGTCTCGGAAGAAAATGACATCCTGCTGATGTTCTACCAGGGCATCCGGCACAAATTCTTCCGGCTCCCTTCCGAAGTCGGCGGACGGATCGCTGCCGTGGATACGAAAACGGGAAAACGGATCTGGGATATCAAAGCGGAATATCAGTCCCACCCGATCATTAACGGCGACAAAATCTTTGCCCAGGGGGGTGCCTGGGAACTGAAATCCGGAAAGCCGATCCCCTTCACTTTCGAACGCTCCTATGGCTGCGGTCAGATCTCCGCCAGCAAACACCTGATGGTCTTCCGCTCCGCCACACTCGGGTACGTTGACCTGACCCGCAAAGCCGGCGTCGAAAACTTCGGCGGCATCCGCCTGGGCTGTTACATCAATGCCATCCCGGCCGGAGGCCTGGTCCTGGTCCCCGACGGCTCGTCCCAGTGCAACTGTTCCTACCAGATGCAGGCCTGGTTCGCCCTGGAAGGGAGCGAATGA
- a CDS encoding DUF1559 domain-containing protein: protein MHSKFHAKRGFTLIELLVVIAIIAILIALLLPAVQQAREAARRSTCKNNLKQIGLAMHNYHDTHRTFPPGAVWYGIGSAPANGRDGNWGTTWVVQVLPFMDQAPLYNKYNMSLKARSANASSSNSVLQAKIPSLRCPSQTGVDRSRLTQDFNGFSKITYAASVGSGSTLTIGDFNNSARRGFFSAIAQDGAKIRDVTDGASNSIMLGEIVVGISGGDDKGAWGWCTGALFSGRNYHGILTPNTTRYTDATPYASNNNSDKNFNRRNNPDRTGSGSGQAARSFHVGGVHVTMGDGAVRFISENINQATYLNLLSIADGNVIGEF from the coding sequence ATGCATTCGAAGTTCCACGCGAAACGAGGTTTTACATTAATTGAATTGCTGGTGGTCATTGCGATCATCGCGATTCTGATTGCGCTGCTGCTGCCGGCTGTGCAGCAGGCACGTGAGGCAGCCCGCCGCAGTACCTGCAAGAATAATCTGAAGCAGATCGGTCTGGCGATGCACAACTATCACGATACTCATCGTACGTTTCCTCCGGGGGCCGTCTGGTACGGAATCGGTTCAGCTCCTGCCAACGGGCGTGACGGTAACTGGGGAACGACCTGGGTGGTTCAGGTTCTGCCATTCATGGATCAGGCACCGCTGTATAACAAGTACAACATGAGTCTGAAGGCACGCAGTGCGAATGCCAGCTCCAGCAACAGCGTACTGCAGGCGAAGATCCCGAGTCTGCGTTGTCCTTCACAGACGGGCGTCGATCGTTCCCGGTTGACCCAGGATTTCAACGGTTTTTCCAAGATCACGTATGCCGCTTCCGTGGGTTCGGGATCAACACTGACGATCGGTGACTTCAATAATTCCGCCCGTCGTGGGTTCTTCAGTGCCATTGCTCAGGATGGTGCCAAAATCCGCGACGTCACTGATGGTGCTTCCAATTCTATCATGCTGGGAGAAATTGTTGTCGGTATCAGTGGCGGAGACGATAAAGGAGCCTGGGGCTGGTGCACCGGGGCACTGTTTTCCGGTAGAAACTACCATGGCATCCTGACTCCGAATACGACTCGTTACACAGATGCCACACCGTATGCTTCCAATAACAATTCCGACAAAAACTTTAACCGGCGAAATAACCCTGACCGAACCGGTTCCGGTTCAGGGCAGGCGGCACGCAGCTTCCACGTGGGTGGTGTGCATGTCACCATGGGTGATGGCGCCGTGCGGTTCATCTCGGAAAACATCAATCAGGCGACTTATCTGAACCTGTTATCCATCGCTGATGGAAACGTGATTGGTGAATTCTAA
- a CDS encoding neutral/alkaline non-lysosomal ceramidase N-terminal domain-containing protein: MPDSTPLQSRFVLARRTLLIAFSLLMFGGSRLPAAEQWQAGLAKANITPQTGVWLAGYGSKRAPDGKLHDIWMKALALEAPGGERAVLITSDFQGVPKSMSDRVFEQIKTKFGLNRRQIMFTFSHNHCGPRLGDDLYDYYPTTPEQDQIVAAYTDRMVKETVTMIGQALADLAPATLQQGNGHTTFAVNRRNNREADIPNLLKAGKALVGPVDHDVPILTVTRPDGQLAAVLFGYACHPTTLSFTKICGDYPGFAQLEIEKNHPGTQAMFVNTCGGDQNPLPRRKVELCEKYGHMLAVAVEEALKQPLQKVSPGLKTAFAYVDLPYLKVVTRADLEADLNSGNRIKKRWAARLLKKLDQGETFPTAYPYPIHAWRLGNEVLMIGMGAETVVDYALRFKREFGPGTWVCGYADDMISYIPSKRVWLEGGYEGGSNLYEYGRPAYRWSEQTEDLISKTVYKLVKQVE; encoded by the coding sequence ATGCCCGACTCCACTCCACTTCAAAGCCGCTTTGTTCTCGCACGCCGTACGTTGCTGATCGCATTCAGTCTCCTGATGTTTGGCGGTTCACGTCTCCCCGCTGCAGAACAATGGCAGGCAGGACTGGCCAAAGCCAACATCACTCCCCAGACCGGCGTCTGGCTCGCCGGCTATGGCTCCAAACGCGCCCCCGATGGCAAACTGCACGACATCTGGATGAAGGCCCTCGCCCTGGAAGCGCCCGGTGGCGAACGGGCCGTGCTGATCACCAGTGATTTTCAGGGCGTTCCCAAAAGCATGAGCGATCGCGTCTTCGAACAGATCAAAACAAAATTCGGTCTCAACCGGCGGCAGATCATGTTTACTTTCTCCCACAATCATTGTGGCCCCCGCCTGGGTGACGACCTCTACGATTACTATCCGACCACGCCCGAGCAGGACCAGATCGTCGCTGCCTACACGGACCGCATGGTAAAAGAAACTGTTACGATGATCGGCCAGGCTCTCGCTGACCTCGCCCCCGCCACTCTGCAGCAGGGGAACGGCCACACCACCTTCGCCGTCAACCGTCGCAACAACCGCGAAGCTGATATCCCCAACCTCCTCAAAGCAGGCAAAGCACTCGTCGGCCCCGTCGACCACGACGTTCCCATCCTGACAGTCACGCGTCCCGATGGACAGCTCGCCGCCGTCCTGTTCGGCTATGCCTGTCATCCCACCACGCTCAGCTTCACCAAAATCTGCGGCGACTATCCCGGCTTTGCCCAACTCGAAATTGAAAAAAATCATCCGGGCACCCAGGCCATGTTCGTCAATACCTGTGGCGGCGATCAGAACCCGCTCCCCCGCCGCAAAGTCGAACTCTGTGAAAAATACGGACACATGCTGGCGGTCGCCGTGGAAGAAGCTTTGAAGCAGCCGCTCCAGAAAGTCTCCCCCGGTCTCAAAACCGCTTTCGCGTATGTCGATCTCCCCTACCTCAAAGTCGTCACCCGCGCCGACCTCGAAGCCGATCTGAACAGCGGGAACCGCATCAAAAAACGCTGGGCGGCACGACTCCTGAAAAAACTCGATCAGGGGGAAACGTTTCCCACGGCTTATCCCTATCCAATCCACGCCTGGCGACTTGGCAATGAAGTGCTCATGATCGGCATGGGGGCGGAAACCGTCGTCGATTACGCGCTCCGCTTCAAACGTGAATTCGGTCCCGGCACCTGGGTCTGTGGCTACGCCGACGACATGATCTCCTACATCCCCTCCAAACGCGTCTGGCTCGAAGGGGGATACGAAGGGGGCTCAAACCTCTATGAATACGGTCGCCCCGCTTACCGCTGGTCCGAACAGACCGAAGATCTTATTTCCAAAACCGTTTACAAACTCGTGAAACAGGTGGAATAG
- a CDS encoding response regulator: MTRSKTGNTELAEQQADYSESVLSDAKLDSTQLLQELQATREELKQAQARAESATRARCEFLAYMSHEIRTPMTAILGFTELLENEALSATDQTRAVQTIQRNGRYLLDVINEILELSKLESGILEIESLQVSPIQIGREVIEQLTEQASEQENTLHLELDGPVPATIQSDPSLLKEALVNLTGNVLKLSRQGHIRLTLSCDPTQEAFSFRVSDTGLGIPTDQRQHVFQPFRQSATAGKRAKAGSGFTIISRIAELLDGEISLEQESEQHSEFTFQIATGPLHEVRMLSSLEELEHELPLSQSFSVNSRLQGRILVVEDNLDNQRLIRFLLNRAGADVTIASNGQQGVETALQSKSPFDLILMDLQMPVMDGYQATKALRNAGYTSQIIALTAHALTGERERCLAAGLDDCLTKPIDRNVFIPQIAARLANKSASVSR, encoded by the coding sequence ATGACCAGATCCAAAACAGGAAATACTGAACTTGCTGAACAGCAGGCCGACTACTCTGAGTCCGTCCTTTCAGACGCGAAACTGGATTCGACGCAGTTACTCCAGGAGTTACAGGCCACGCGCGAAGAACTCAAACAGGCCCAGGCGCGCGCCGAGTCAGCCACCCGTGCCCGTTGTGAGTTTCTGGCCTACATGAGTCACGAAATTCGTACGCCGATGACCGCGATTCTGGGCTTCACCGAACTGCTGGAGAATGAGGCGCTTTCCGCCACCGATCAGACGCGGGCGGTGCAGACCATTCAACGTAACGGCCGCTATCTGCTCGACGTGATCAATGAAATTCTGGAGCTCTCCAAACTCGAATCCGGGATCCTGGAAATCGAATCGCTGCAGGTCAGTCCCATTCAAATCGGACGGGAAGTCATTGAACAGTTAACCGAACAGGCCAGCGAACAGGAAAACACGCTGCACCTCGAACTGGACGGGCCGGTCCCGGCAACCATCCAGTCCGATCCTTCCCTGTTGAAAGAAGCCCTGGTCAATCTGACGGGCAATGTACTCAAACTGTCCCGGCAGGGACACATTCGCCTGACACTGAGCTGCGATCCCACGCAGGAGGCCTTCAGCTTCCGGGTCAGCGATACCGGCCTGGGGATCCCCACTGACCAGAGGCAGCATGTCTTCCAGCCGTTTCGCCAGTCTGCCACAGCCGGGAAAAGGGCCAAAGCCGGATCGGGGTTTACGATCATCAGTCGGATTGCAGAACTGCTCGATGGTGAGATCAGCCTCGAACAGGAATCGGAGCAGCACAGCGAATTCACGTTTCAGATTGCCACCGGTCCTTTACACGAAGTTCGCATGCTCTCTTCTCTGGAAGAGCTGGAACACGAACTGCCCTTGTCCCAGTCCTTCTCCGTGAACAGTAGACTGCAGGGCCGCATCCTGGTCGTGGAAGACAACCTGGATAACCAGCGGCTGATCCGCTTTCTGCTCAATCGCGCGGGAGCCGATGTCACCATCGCCTCCAATGGACAGCAGGGCGTCGAAACCGCACTGCAGTCGAAATCCCCTTTCGATCTGATCCTGATGGATCTGCAAATGCCGGTGATGGATGGCTACCAGGCGACAAAAGCACTCCGCAATGCCGGATACACCAGCCAGATTATCGCATTAACCGCGCACGCGCTCACGGGCGAACGGGAACGTTGCCTCGCAGCAGGCCTGGACGACTGCCTGACCAAACCCATTGATCGCAACGTCTTCATCCCGCAGATCGCCGCCCGGCTGGCCAATAAATCTGCCAGCGTCTCCCGCTGA